CGGAGATCCTCACCCTGCCGTGACCGCGTCGCCGTGGCACCGTTCGGTCGGGCGCCTCAGCCGATGAGCCACTGCTCCTCGGCCACGGCGCCGACCTCGGTGCAGGCGTCGGTGAGCACGTCCAGCACGCGCAGCGGGTCCGGCAAGGGCTGCTCGGGCCCGCGCAGCCACCGCACCTGGGAGCCGTCCGGCAGCGCGGCCGGCGGGAGCAGGGTGTACGAACCGCGGCAGTGCCAACGCAGGCCGGGGTGCTCGGACATGGTGTCCGGAGTGGAGTCGAGGGCGCTCGGCCACCACTCGTCCTCGTCCTGCGGGGTGCCGCGCGTGGCGGTGAAGAACAGGTAGCGCTCCTCGCCGACGGCGGCCACCGGACCCTCGACGCCGAGCGCGGTCAGCCGCTCCAACGCCAGCTTCCCCGCCTCGGCCGGGACGTCCAGGACGTCGTGCACGCGGCCGGTGGCGGTCACGAAGTTGGCCCGCGGGTCGCGGGAGAGCCACCGGGCCACCTGCTCGGGGTCGGTGGTGGCCTGGGTCTGCCAGGCGAAGGACACCGGATGCTGGGCGGGGGCCGGACAGGCGACGCGGTCGCAGGAACAGCGGTAGCCGGCCGGATGGGCGGCGGGTGCGAGCGGGAAACCGGCGCCGACCGCGCCGAGCAGCTGATCAAGTCGGGCGGCGGGCGTATCCGCGTCGCCCGGGCGGACCCGCTGACGCTCACGCTTCTGCCACCAGGTCGTCCACCTGCTGCCGGCTTCCATCGGGCCCCTTCCGCGCACTGCCGTGCCTGGTGCGACACAGCGTTCGACGTACCACTCCGACGCAACGCGCGGCGCCCCCCGGCTGCTTCCCGGGTCGGTGCTCGGCCTTGCCGTCCGCGCCCTGCCGACCGCGGCCGGGATCACCGGACGGCCGACGCCCGGGTCACGGTACGGAGTCACGGCAGCGCACAGGCTGCGGCTCACAGGCCCGGAGAGCACGCCGATTCGCGCCTCGCCCGGCCCGCACGGGGCCCGCTGACCCGGGTGAACCCCGAGGGCGTACAGGAAGGATAAGGGTGCGCGGGGCCTTCGGATGACCGGGGGCGGTGCCTCTCCGGTCACACTCCCGGCACGCGGCCGTCACACGGGCTTCTCGTCCCGGATTCCCGAGCGGCTTCCCGACCGGGCTCCTGCCGCTCGCTCCGGTCGCCGGCTTCGGACACCGGCTTCGGACACCCGTGCGGAGGTGAGACCCTGGTGGGGTGAAAGCGGACACCGAATTCGTCGGCGGCCCCCTGGACGGCCAGATCCTCGCCATCGAGCTGGGGATGATGCTCGGCGTGCCCAAGACCTACCAGGTGCCGGTCCCCGCGCACGGCGACACGCCCGCGCGCACACTGGTCTACGTCCGGTCCAAGCAGGTGCGGGGCACCAGCTGGTTCTGGCGCTACGAGTACGACGAGGCGGCCACCGAGCGCGCGTCCGGCTGACGCCGCGCCCGCCGCCCTTTCGCAGCCTCCCCGGGAGGACGGCCATGGCGAGAACCGTACGGCACCCCAGGAGCAGGTCCGACGCGGTCGCGCACCACAACCGGCAGGTGGCCGGCGTCACCGCCGTACTGCTGGTGGCGGTCAGCCTCTACTCCGCCGCGATCGGGCCCGACGGCTGGCTCTGGTTCGGCTGGGCGGTGCTGCTGCTCGCCTGTGTGGCCCTGTTCGCGATCCACCCCTGAGCAGCCGCACCGCCCGTCACCAAAATCCCCCCGCGCCGGTCAGTCATCCTCGGCGAGGATCAGGTACATCTTCTTGCGGGCCTCGTTGAGCACCGCCAGGCCCTTCGCGCGCTGCGCCTCCGTACCGGTGGCCATGACCTGACGGATCGCCTGGTCGACCGCGGCCAGTGCCTGGCCGACCTCCTGAACGGCCTCCCAGTCGACCTCCCGGCCGGCCTCCGCCCACGGCTCGGCGGGCCCCGCCTCGGCCTGGGCCCGGCCCGCCTCGGTGAGCGAGACCAGCCGCTTGCCGCCGACCTCCTCGGCGACGATCAGGCCCTCCTCCTCCAGCAGCTGGAGGTTGGGGTAGATCGAGCCCGGGCTGGGCCGCCAGGCCCCGCCGGTCCGCTCGGTGATCTCGGCGATCATCTCGTAGCCGTGCATCGGCCGCTCCTTGAGCAGCGCCAGCAGCGAGGCCCTGACGTCCCCGCGCCGGGCCCGGCCGCCCCGCCGGCCGTGCGGCCCGCCGCGTCGTCCGCCGCGACCGCCGAAGCCGTGCCCGAACGGGCCGCCCATCGGGTGGCCGGGACCGCCGAACGGCGGACCGAAGCCGCCGAACGCCCCTCGGGCCTCGAAACCGCCCTCGGGCATCCCCGCGAACTCCGGGCCCGGTCCGCGGCGGCGTCCGCCGCGGGGGCCCTCCCCACGAAATCGCATTCCTGAGCGCATGGCGCCCACCTCCTCTGAGTTATCGAAACAGTCGAGTCACTGTCTCGATAGTTCGACGATATATCGGCGACTGTCGGTCGTCAATGGATTCAACGCTTTCCGACACGGCCGCCGCACGCAGCACCCGGCCGCGCCCGAGCCGCTACGGTGGCGGGCATGGCCGGTGAAAGAGATCTCGCGACGCTGCTGGGCGGAATGCGCCCGCTGCTCAACCCGGGGCGGTACGTCTACTGCACGCTGCCCGCGAAGGTGCCCGCCGGGATGCGGCCCGTGGTGACCGTCGCCGAACCCGAAGGGGTGACGGTGGTGGTCGCCCAGGAGGAGGCGGACGCGCTCGGGCTGCGCTACGAGTACGTGGCGGCCTGGATCACCCTGCAGATCCACTCGGCGCTGGAGGCCGTCGGACTGACCGCGGCAGTCGCCGGGCGGCTCGCCGAGGAGGGGATCAGCTGCAACGTGGTGGCCGGCTTCCACCACGACCACCTGTTCGTCGGCGCCGACGACGCCGAGCGCGCCGTCCGGGCACTGGAGGAGCTGTCGGCCCGCTCCGCCTGACGGTGGCGCCGAGTGGCCGCCCCCGAAGGGGGCTCCGACACTGGGAGAGTCCGCGCGGCCACCCAGGCCCGCCGGCCCCTCACCGGAAGGAGACGGCCGCCATGGCCATCTGCGTCACCTGCGGGAACGACTACTGGCTCGCCTTCGAGATCAAGACGGTCACCGGCGACACCTACACCTTCGACAGCTTCGAGTGCGCGATGGAGAAGCTCGCACCGCGCTGCGAGCACTGCCAGGTCCGCATCGTCGGCCACGGCGTGGAGGTGGCCGGCCGGTTCTTCTGCTGCGCCAACTGCGCCCGGGTCAACGGCGGCCTCGGCGAGCAGATCCGCGACGCCGTCGGCGCCCACCCGGCCTGACCGGGGGCATGACGGGGCGTCACGAAAGGGCCGTCACGAAGGAACCAGCACGAAGGAAACATCGCGACGGGGCGTCGTGGGGGCGGAAGAGTCGGCCTGTACGCCGGGAACAGTCTCTTTACGAGCAGCGACCTGCGGAAACGTCGTTCCCGGCGGTCCGATCGCCACGTGATCGCCACACCTTCGGCGACCGCCACCCACTTCGCCTCTTCTGCGGCTCCTCGTCCGTCGTGAGGCTCTCGTCAGACGGTGGTGGTGCAGACGAATCCGAGGTCGGCCAGGCCCTCGCTCTGGCACAGCCTGTCGGATGCGCCCCCGGCAGCTGTCTGCAAGAGCTGGTAGTCGGCGCCGCACTCCTTGCCCCAGTGCATCGCCGAGCGCCACAGGAGCCGCCCGAGGCCGAGGCCTCGGTGTTCCGGCAGAACACCGAAGTACTGCGGGAGGAGGCGTCGCCTACCGATGGGGTCGGCCATGGTCTCCATGGGGCCGATTGCGCCTACTACGCGCTCGTCCTGGACAGCGACCAGCACGGGGCCGACGCTGTCGATCCGGGAGTGCAGGAACACAAAGCCCTCGCCGGCCAGCTTCTCGGCGAACTCGGGGAAGGTGGTCCGGATGGCTTCGGGCTGTTGGCCGAGGGCCTCGATTCCCTCAACGGCAGGTGCGTCCTGATCGAAGGCACGGAGCTGTACACGGGTAGAGGCGGCCACTGGGTCGGCGGCGTCCTGGAACCACACCACACGGGCTTTGAATGCATCGCGCCCGGCGGCGAGCTTGGCGGCCAGCTCCTCGGCCTCCGGCCGGTACTCGCGGGCGCCATAGAGATGGACGCGCAGGATGCCGCGACCGGTGATGGTGGGGATCAGTGTGCGAGCCTGGTCCTGAATGACGGCGTCCACCAGGACATGCTCGTCCTTGTGGTCGGACCACCGCCGGTCCTTGTCGTGCGGCAGGAATTCTCCAGTGCCAGCGACGGCGAACACCTCGGCCAGAAGCTCAGCGGAAACAGCTTCGGGGTGGAGCGGCCCGAGCGTCGGAAAATACGGGACGCACATCACGGGGCGCAGCAAGTCCCAGCGCAGATCCATACCCGCACCCTACTCGCCCGCCCCGCACGGCTCAGGCCCCGACGCAGAGAGCGCCGGGGCCTGAGCGTTACTGATCAGGTGCGATCAGCGGGTGGTTCAGTGGGGGTTGTCGTCACCCGCGTTGCACGAGCACTTCACGCTGTCCATGACGTCGTCCAGGTCGCCGACGGCGATGATCTCGGTGACGGGCGGGGTCGGGGCCGCGATCGGCCTCGTGAGGTACGGCAGGCGCTGGGCCGGGCCGTCGTCCGGGAGCGGACGCCTCGGGGAGAGTTCGACAGCTACAGCGGTCATGTCATCCTGCTTTCTTGATCCCGTGCTGGCAGTAACTTGCGAGTGGTGCCTTCGCCTCCTGGTAGTGCTTGGCCAGCGGCCGGCAGACAGTGCACGAGCCTGAGAGCTGGCAGCCGGAGCAGCCACCGGTGCGAAGCATGAGGCGGTCGGCGATGGCGCCGAGCCGGGCGAGGCCGTCGATCCCCTCGGCGGGAAGACTGATCTGGTCGTCACGGCCGATCTTGCAGATGGACACCAGCCCGTGTGGGTCGGTGTGGAAGAAGGTGTGTCGGGCGTTGCAGCCACCGAACGGCCTGCGCATCCGCAGGTGCTCCTTGGACTGCGCGGTCAGCGTCTCCCCGCCGCCGTAGATGGTCGGCGTCATGTTGGTGAAGACGTTGTACTCCAGGCTCCAGCCCTCGCACAGGTCGATCATCGCCTGTTCCTCGGTGGCGTTGTCCTCGGTGACGATGATGCTCATCCGCAGTGGGAGCCTGGCGCGGCGGGCGGCGTTCATGCCCTGGATGAACAGGTCCCAGGCGCCCTGTCGCTGGGTCAGCTCGTCGTAGCTGGCCTTGGTCGCCCCGTACATCGACACCGTGACCCGGTAGGGCGGGCACTCGCGGAACATCTCCAGCAGGTTCTCCCGCCACAGCAACGAGGCGTTGGTGGAGACGGTGATCATCATGCCCAGCTCGAACGCGCGACGATACGAGGGCATGAAGTCCCGGTCCACGGTGGGCTCGCCCCCGGTGATCTGGAGCCAGAGGACACCGGCCTCGGCCATGATGCCCACGCAAGTGAGCTTGTCCGCGAGCGGCATACCTGAGTTGACCTTGAGCCCGAGATAGCAGTGCTTGCACTTGTAGTTGCAGCCGAGGTTGATCTCCCAACTGGCTCGCGAATAGCCCCAGGTGGAGGGCTGGCGGACCAGCAGGAAGTCACTTGCAGGACGGCCGGTCACGTCCAGGTCGGCCCACTGGGCGCGCACGGCGTCCGCGAGCCACGAGGGGGCGGTCTCGGCGGTACCCAGGGGGCGCAGATCCTCGTACTTGGCCCGCGGGAGCCGGAGACCACCCCGGCCGCCGGGGCGCACCAACAGGTATTCGTCCAGGAACGGGCTGGCGATCAGGTCATGCACGTGTTTCCTCCTTCGCTGAGCGGCATTCGGTAGCTGTGACGCCGTGCTGGCCCACCTGCCGCAGTGCGTTTGGTGGGGTCAACCGATCTCGGCCCAAACCCATTTGCCGAATGGGGCTTCATCGACGCCCCAGCGGTTGGCGATGCTGTCGACGAGGCCCATGCCGCCCCCGGACGTCTCGGTGACCCCACTCTTGATGACCACGGGCAGAGTGCGCGACGAATCGCGGACCGCCAGTCGGAGGCAGAGTCAGTCGCCGCAGCAAGTGGTGAGTGGTGCACTCGCTGCGGCCGTCACCGCGCGGGCTCAGGCGGCCTCCGGAGACCTCGATGGGGCCCGGCGAGCACTGGACGACGCGCGCAATCTCGCGGAGCGCCTGGACGGCGCCGAGGCCGCCGACACCTGGTTCGGCTACCCGGAGCAGAAGCACCACGTGCACCTGTCGCAGGCGTACACACTGCTGGGCGACACGGGCAGCGCCTACCAGGCACAGGAGGACGCCCTGGCGCTCACGGATTCTCCGTCGGTGATGGTGCGCGCCCTGCTGGCAGTGGACACCGCCGCATGCCTGCACGTCGACGGCGACCCGTCCGGTGCCGCCGAAATGGCATCCGGGGTGTGGGAGCGGCTGCCGGCCACCTACCGTGAGGGTCTGATCCGATCCCGCGCCGAGACGCTGCATCGCCAGCTCACCGGTCGGCCGTACGCGCTGCTCGGGGAGGCGCTGGCCAGCTGAGTCGCGCGTCGAGTGCCGTCGTGATCAGCGCATGGGTCTCGGATGGTCGTTTCGACAGTTCTCACCGCCACGCGATCGCCACAGCACACCCAGAAACAGGCAGAAACAGAAACGAAGAGTCAGCAAGTGGTTACAGGTCTTCGAGGCAGGAAAAGGCCCCCTGACCTGCTGTTTCGCAGGTCAGGGGGCCTTCCCTCAGGTCGGCGACGGAAGAGCCGGCCTGTACGCCGGGTTCTGTCTCCCGGGTTGCTTGCGCGGCCCAGGGAGGCGGCCATCCATCTAGGACTGCCGTTGCCGACAGCCTCGTGCGGTCTACCCGCGGACTCGGGCGAGCAGCCCTCGAACATCCGCGCACGGCGCCCGAGGGCACCGATCTTGACCTTGCTCCAGGTGGGGTTTACCGAGCCGGCCGGGTCACCCCGGTCGCTGGTGGTCTCTTACACCACCGTTTCACCCTTACCCGTCGCCTGAGCGGCGGGCGGTCTGTTTTCTGTGGCACTGTCCCGCGGGTCACCCCGGGTGGGCGTTACCCACCACCCTGCTCTGTGGAGCCCGGACGTTCCTCGGCGGGTCAGGGACCCGTCGCGACCGCCCGGCCGGCTCTTCCGCCGTAGTGGTCATCGTAGCCGCTCCGGAGGAGCCTCCCGCACCCCGGCCCGGGGCAGCGGCACGTCGCCGCCGAGCCGGGCGGCGACCCGGGCGGCACCTGCGGTGGCCCACGAGGAGGTGGTGGCCAGGCCGAGGACGAGGATCACGCCGCCAAGGCCGACCAGGATCCACCACCCGGCGTGGCTGGCCGGGGCGAAACCGGCGGCCAGCGGACCGACGACCGCCGAGGTCACGACCGTGCCGATCACCGCCACCCCGAGCGACTGCCCGACCTGCCGGCTGGTCGACGCGACGGCGGCGGCCACGCCCGCCTGCGCGCGCGGCATGCCGGAGACGGCCGCGTTGGTGATCGGCGCGTTGACCATGCCGAAGCCGAAACCGAACAGCGCGTACGCGACGAGCAGCAGCACCGCCGGGGAGTCCGCCGTCAGCCGGGTCAGCAGCGCTCCGCTCGCGGCGAGGCCGATCCCGGCCGCGACCAGCGGTCCCCGCGGGCCGCGGCTGCCCACGATCCGGCCGGACAGCGGAGCGCAGACCAGCATCATCCCGGCCATCGGCAGCGTCCACAGGCCCGCCTCGACCGGGTCGTAGTGGCGGACGACCTGCAGGTAGAGCGTGTTGAGGAAGAGGAAGCCGCCCAGCGCGGCGAAGGCGCAGACCGCGGTGACGGTCGCGCCGGTGAACGGCGGGCTGGCGAAGAACCGCGGGTCGACCAGCGGCTCGGCCACCCGCCGCTCCCACAGCGGGAAGGCGATCAGCGCGGCCAGGGCGGTCGCGGCGAGGGCGAGGATCAGCGGGGACGTCCAGCCGCTCCCGGGGCCCTCGATGATGGCGGCGGTGCCGCAGCCGAGCAGGACGATCATCAGCAGCTGCCCGACCGGGTCGAGCCGGCGGGGCCGCGGGGCGCGCGACTCGGGGACGTAACGGGCGGTCAGGAGTATCGCCGCCACGGCGACCGGAACGTTGATCAGGAAGATCGACGGCCAGCCCGCGCCGTCCACCAGGAACCCGCCCAGCAGCGGCCCGAGCGCCATCGAGATGCCGACCACGCCGCCCCAGACGCCGATCGCCCGGGCCCGCTCCCTCGGGTCGGTGAAGGTGTTGGCGATGATCGACATCGCCACCGGGTTGAGCATCGAGCCGCCGACCGCCTGGAGCGCCCGGAACGCCACCAGCCACTCCAGGCTCGGCGCCAGGCTGCACAGCAGCGAACCGACCGCGAAGCACAGCAGCCCGGACTGGAACACCCGGCGGCGGCCGAACCGGTCGGCCACCGAGCCGAACAGCATCAGCAGCGAGGCCAGGACCAGGGTGTACGCGTCGATGATCCACTGCAGCCCGGACGCCGGGGCGTCCAGGTCGCGCCGGATCACCGGCAGGGCGACGTTCACCACGGTGTTGTCCAGGCCGACGATGAACAGGCTCAGGCAGCAGATCGCCAGCACGAGCAGGCGGCGGCGCCGGCCGGGGGCGGTGGGGGCGTGAGGTTCGGACACGGGACGATCCTCCCACCCGCGCCGCTCAGAGGGCGGCGAACCGGACCGTCCGGGTGGCCGGATCGGCCGCCGCCAGCCGAACCCGGATCAGCCCGCCGAGCGGCAGGGCGGCCGGTCCGCCGGCGCTCTCGCAGCGGGCCCGGACGGCCGGTTCGCGCAGCTGGACGGTGCCGGAGCCGGGCCGCTTCTCGTCCACGTCGATGACCACCGCGGCGAAGTCCTCGCCCTCCCTGCCGGCCAGCAACTCGGCCTCCACCAGGTCCACGCAGGCCCGCTCGACCTCGCCCGAGCGGCGGTCCCCACCCGCCATGAGCGCCGGCACCGCCGGCAGCGCCTCGCGCGTCCAGTCCGGCACGTCCTCCCCCGCGGCCACCGCGGCACACACCTCCTGCGCGAACCGGTCCCCGAGCCGGCGCAGCGGCGCGGTGCAGTGCGCGTACGGCGCGGCCAGCGCGGCATGGCCCGGATCGCCGGGGGCGGGCAGACCGCGGGACTCGTCGAAGGCGCGGTAGCCCGCGCCGCGCAGCAGCCCGGTGCACTCGTTGAGGAACGCGGCGTTCAGCGGCACGTCCGGGTCGAGCGAGCGGATCAGCTCCGGGTACGGGAGGCCCTCCGGCCAGTCCACGTCCAGGGCGCGGGCGATCCGGCGCAGCCGCTCGTACGCGGCGGCGGGCGCGGCCGGCAGGGTGCGCAGCAGGCCGACCCCCGCGTCGAGCATCAGGTCGGCCGCGGCCATGCCGGTGAGCAGCGAGATCTGGGCGTTCCAGCCGTCCGCCGGGCCGGGCGCCCGGTAGCCGAGGACGTAGCCGTGCAGGGTCTCCTCGACCTCCTGCTCGGGCACCGGCAGGCTGATCCCGCCGCGGGCGCGCTCCTGCTCCTCGCGCAGCCGGCCGACGGTGGCCAGCAGGGCGAGCTGCTCGTCGGCGCCGCCGAGGTCCACGGCGCGCTGCACGGCCGCGTAGTCGAGGCGGCGGTGGGAGCGGACCAGGGCGCGGCGCAGGTCGGCCAGGACGACGGCGCCGTCGGCCTCCAGGTCCAGCTGCCAGAGCAGCGCCGGGCGGGGCTCGCCGGGCAGCAGGCTCGCGGCGTCCTCGGAGATCCGGGTGGGGTGCAGCGGGATGCGGTGGTCGGGGAAGTACAGCGTCTCGACCCGGCGGCGGGCCTCGGCGTCGATCGCCCCGCCCGGGCGGACGAAGGCGGCGACATCGGCGATCGCGTAGTACACCCGGTAGCCGCCGCCCGGGCGGTGGGTGAGGTGCATGGCCTGGTCGAGGTCGCGCGATCCGGGCGGGTCGACCGTGAACAGCGGCAGGTCGGTGGCGTCGTACTCGGGCAGCCGCGGACGCTCGGCCGCCTCCTCCGCCTCGGCCAGCACGGCCTCCGGCCACTCGGCGTGGATCTCCAGGCGGGCCCTGAGCTCGGCCAGTTCGGCATTGATCCGGGCGGAGTCGGCGGCCTTGACGCGCAGCTTTCGGCGGGGCATGAACGCCAGGGTAGGGCGAATCGGGTGATTCCGGACGGAGGCTCAGCGTCCTCAGCGTCCCAAGAGCGACTTGAGGTCCTTGGCGGCGAGGGCGACGGAGTCGTCGTACCCGCCGGTGGCCAGCCGCAGGACGTACGCGCCCGCGTCGTCGGGGCGCGGCATGGCCCACTCCCGTGGACCGCTGCCTCCCGGGCACCCGCGAGGCAGCGGACGGAAACGTGCTCAGGCGGGTGGCGTTGGGCTCGTCCTCAGCGGGCGGCGGTGCCCGGTGTAAGGGCTCGTAGGGTGTGGCTCACGTGGTCCTTCTCGGAGGGGGGTTCGGTCGATGGGCAGTGCGGTGAAGGCGACCGGGGTCGTGGTGTCGGCGGCGTTGGCGGGGGTGGGGGCGCTGCATGCGGTGTGGGCGGTGACGCCGTGGCCGTTGCGGACGCCGGAGGAGTTCGCGGACACCGTGGTCGGGACGGGCGACGGGGTGCCGCCGGCGGCTGCCTGCCTCGCGGTGGCGGGGCTGCTGGGGTCGGCCGCGTACCTCGTGGGGGCCGAGGCCGGCGTGCTGCCGCCGGTGGGGCCGCGACGGCTGCGGCGGGCCGGGGTGCGGGCGGTGTCCGGGGTGATGCTGGCGCGCGGGATCGGCGGGCTGGCGGTGTTCGGGAACCTGGTCGAGCGTTCGGAGCGGTTCAGGCGGCTGGACACCCGGTACTACTCGCCGTTCTGCCTGGCGCTCGCGGCCGGGGCGGCCGTCGTCGCGGGGGCGGGTGGCGAGTAGCGGTCGCAGTAGGGTGGCGGGGTCCGTGCGCCACAAACTGTTGAGGAGTCCGCTGTGCTGGTGCTGTTGCCACCCTCGGAGGGCAAGGCCGCGTCCGGGGACGGGGTGCCGGTGGCACTCGACCGGCTGTCGCTGCCCGGGCTGACGGCGGCGCGTGGCGAGGTGCTGGACGCCCTGGTCGGGCTCTGCCGGGGGGACGAGGACGCCGCCGCCGAGGTGCTGGGGCTCAGCCCGGGTCTGCGCGGCGAGATCGCCCGGAACGCGGGCCTGCCGTCGGCCGGGGCGCGTCCGGCCGGTGAGGTGTACACCGGGGTGCTGTTCGACAACCTGGGCCTGGCCAGCCTGGACGAGGCCGCGTACGGCCGGGCGGAGCGCTCGCTGCTGGTGTTCTCCGGCCTGTGGGGCGCCGTGCGGATCACCGACCGGATCCCGCCGTACCGCTGCTCGATGGGCGTGAAACTTCCCGCGCTGGGAGCGCTCGGGGCGTACTGGCGGAGCGCGATGGCGTCGGTGCTGCCGGAGGTCGCGGACGGGCTGGTGCTGGACCTGCGCAGTTCCGCGTACGCGGCGGCGTGGAAGCCGGCCGGTGAGGTGGTGTCCCGGACGGCGACCGTCCGGGTGCTCCAGGAGCGGAACGGCAGGCGCAGCGTCGTCAGCCACTTCAACAAGGCGACGAAGGGCCGGCTGGTCCGGGATCTGCTGGTGGCGGGTGCGGAGCCGAAGACGCCGGGCGAGCTGATGGACGCGCTGCTGGAGCTGGGCCACCGGGTGGAGCTGGCGGCGGAGGGCACGGCCCGCAAGCCGTGGCAGTTGGACGTGGTGGTCACCGACGTGCACTGAACCCCGACGTGCGCTGAGGCAAGTGGCGGGCTCGGACGAGCCCGCCACTTTCAGCGCAGGTGCGACGTGTCGTTGAGCAGCCGCAGCGAGGCGTTCCCGTCGGCGTAGTACTGGACGGCGCAGAGCGAGGCCGCGGACAGCTCCATCCGGTACAGCGAGTCCGGCGGGGCGCCGAGCGCCAGCCGGACCAGCGTCTTGATAGGGCTGACGTGCGAGACGACCAGCACGGTCTTGCCGGGGTGGCGGGCGAGGATCTTGTCCCGGGCGACGCCGGCCCGGTGGGTGAGCGTGGCGAAGCTCTCGGTGCTGCCGGTCGGCTTGGCCTTGGCGGAGCCGAGCCAGGCGGCCAGGTCGTCCGGGTGGCGCTCCTGCACCTCGGCGAAGGTCAGGCCCTCCCAGGCGCCGAAGTCGACCTCGCGCAGCCCCTCCTCGTACCGGACCTCCAGGCCGAGCCGGGCGGCGACGGTCTCGGCGGTCTGCCGGGTGCGCCGCATCGGGGAGGCGACGACGGCCTGGATGCTGCCGCGGGCGGCGAGCGCCTCGGCGACCCGCTCGGCCTGCCAGCGGCCCTTCTCGGAGAGTTCCGGGTCGGTGCCGCCGCTGCCGGAGAAGCGCTTCTCGGGGGTGAGCGGGGTCTCGCCGTGGCGGAGCAGGACGAAGGTGGTGGGGGTGCCGAGGTCGGCCTCGGTGGCCCAGCCGGCCTTGGGGGCGATGGTCTCCAGCGGCGGCTGGTCGACGGCGACGGCCTTCGGCGGCTTCTTCGGCTCCCACTGGCGCCCTGCCCGGCCGGCGTCCATGGCCTCGTTGGCCAGCCGGTCGGCGTCCTTGTTCCGCTCGCGCGGGATCCAGGTGTACGTCACCCGGCCGCGCGGGAAGACGGTCCGCGCCTCGGCGGCGAGCGGCTGCATGTCGGGGTGCTTGATCTTCCAGCGCCCGGACATCTGCTCGACGACCAGCTTGGAGTCCATCCGGACGTCCACGGAGGCGTCCGGGTCGAGTTCGCGGGCCGCCCTGAGCCCGGCGATCAGGCCCTTGTACTCGGCCACGTTGTTGGTGGCGTGGCCGATGAACTCGGCGGCCTCGGCGATGATCTGCCCGGTGTCACCATCCCGGACCACCGCGCCGTAGCCGGCCGGCCCCGGGTTGCCCCGGGACCCGCCGTCCGCCTCGACGATGAAGCGCGCCGCCACGGGCTCAGGCGCCCGAGTCGGCGGTACGGACCAGGATCCGCGAGCAGTTCTCGCAGCGGACCACCTTGTCGGCCGGCTCGGCCTTGATGGCGTTCAGCTCGGTGATCGAGAACTCGGTGCGGCAGCCCTCGCAGCGGCGCTGGTAGAGGCGGGCAGCGCCGACGCCGCCCTGCTGCTCGCGCAGCTTGGTGTAGAGCTTGAGCAGGTCGGCCGGGACGACGGCGGCGACGGTCTCGCGGTCGCGCCGGACCTTCTCGGCCTCGCCGTCGATCTCGGCGAAGGCGGCGTCCCGGCGGGACTCGGCCTCGGCGAGGACGAC
The nucleotide sequence above comes from Streptomyces kaniharaensis. Encoded proteins:
- a CDS encoding DUF3995 domain-containing protein, whose product is MGSAVKATGVVVSAALAGVGALHAVWAVTPWPLRTPEEFADTVVGTGDGVPPAAACLAVAGLLGSAAYLVGAEAGVLPPVGPRRLRRAGVRAVSGVMLARGIGGLAVFGNLVERSERFRRLDTRYYSPFCLALAAGAAVVAGAGGE
- the yaaA gene encoding peroxide stress protein YaaA; translation: MLVLLPPSEGKAASGDGVPVALDRLSLPGLTAARGEVLDALVGLCRGDEDAAAEVLGLSPGLRGEIARNAGLPSAGARPAGEVYTGVLFDNLGLASLDEAAYGRAERSLLVFSGLWGAVRITDRIPPYRCSMGVKLPALGALGAYWRSAMASVLPEVADGLVLDLRSSAYAAAWKPAGEVVSRTATVRVLQERNGRRSVVSHFNKATKGRLVRDLLVAGAEPKTPGELMDALLELGHRVELAAEGTARKPWQLDVVVTDVH
- a CDS encoding bifunctional RNase H/acid phosphatase, producing MAARFIVEADGGSRGNPGPAGYGAVVRDGDTGQIIAEAAEFIGHATNNVAEYKGLIAGLRAARELDPDASVDVRMDSKLVVEQMSGRWKIKHPDMQPLAAEARTVFPRGRVTYTWIPRERNKDADRLANEAMDAGRAGRQWEPKKPPKAVAVDQPPLETIAPKAGWATEADLGTPTTFVLLRHGETPLTPEKRFSGSGGTDPELSEKGRWQAERVAEALAARGSIQAVVASPMRRTRQTAETVAARLGLEVRYEEGLREVDFGAWEGLTFAEVQERHPDDLAAWLGSAKAKPTGSTESFATLTHRAGVARDKILARHPGKTVLVVSHVSPIKTLVRLALGAPPDSLYRMELSAASLCAVQYYADGNASLRLLNDTSHLR